The uncultured Carboxylicivirga sp. genomic interval TTTACATCTCCAGTAACATCTCCTATATTTAAACTTCCGGATGTAGCTGCCGACCACAAATTACCTTGCACCATATAAATAGATTGTCCACCTGATGATGTAGATAAATCAGCATCACCGCCAATATTTTCGGCTTTAATACTTCCACTTGATGCCTTTGTTTTTACATTACCCTGCACACCTTTAATTCGTTGCGAACCCGAAGAGGTTCCGGCACGCAAATCACCACCTATTCCTTCAATATTTAAGCTGCCTGATGATGCAGTAGCTACCAAATCAGAATTAATATTGATAGCATTTACGCTACCACTAGATGCTTTTAAACGAACATTACTTTGTCCTATATTTTCAACCTTTATACTTCCACTTGAATTATCAACAGTTATATTTGTATTTTCAGGAACTTTAAAGTCGAGCTTACCTTTAATGTTTCCACTAATCGAATTAGGCCGATCGATCCATACCCGAAGTGTACCACCGCTCATATTATAACGAATTTTCATATCATAATCTCGCGATGAATAAATTTCGCCGGTAAAAGACACATCGGTTGACGAGCCACCAACAATATTAACAGAACAAAAGGATCCTTCTACTTCAATGGATGTAACATTGCTATACGTTTCACTTGCCTGATCAACCAGACTTTGTGCACGTAAACACGAAATAGGAAGGGTTAACAACACTGCAGAGAACAGTAGTAACCCAAAACTAAACTTTTTACTCATATCAAGGGGAATTTAATTAATAATCTATTTCAGCGCAGTATTCTTACTACGATAAATAAGACGCCTTGATATGACTATAAGTTACAAGCTTTTCTATTTTTTTATGGAAATCAATTCAGCGGCGAGTTTTTTCAAATCAACACCTGAGAAATTACCAGATGTCATTATCAGTAAATTGGCATTTTTTAAATCCTGCTCTTTAATCCAACTTACCAGTTCATCAGACTCTGTCATCACCATTAACCCTTCCTGATCAAAAGCTTCACTAACTTCCTGTTTTGAAATATCAGGCAGCTGTTTATGCTTAAGTACTTCAGGATTATAAAAAACCACAGCCTGATCGGCCATTTGCATGGTATTTTTATACTGAGGTAAGAAATCTTTATTCAAACTACTAAATGTATGCAGTTCCATCACAGCAATTAATTTACGATTTTCGAACTGTTGCCTCATAGCATTGGTAGTTGCTTTTAACTTAGATGGCGAGTGTGCAAAATCGAGATAAATATTAGTTGATTCATTCTTCTCCAATAGCTGAAGTCTTTTGGCAGCGCCTGAAAAAGATCCAATAGCTGTTAAAAACTCATCATCCGAAATACCAATTTGATTACATAGCAATCGAGCACCGTTCATGTTTTGCAGGTTATGATCGCCAAAAACGGCCATCGGATATTCTTTGCCTTCCCACAAAACAACTACCTCACCATTCCGGTTTTCGTATGGCAAAGTTGAATAATCCTGAATAGCTAATCTTTGCTTCTGAGTTTCTGCCAACTTAACTAACTCTTCATCCTCATTAAAATAAACCAAAGCAGCTTTATCGGGCATACTATCTGCAAAAATGGTAAACTGACTGATGTAATTCTCCCAGGTAGGAAACACATTCATATGATCCCAGGCAATACCTGTAAGCATTGCAACCTGTGGCTTATACCAATGAAACTTTGGTGTTAAATCAATAGGAGATGATAAATACTCATCGCCTTCAAAGACGGCAATAGGTGCATCTTTGGTTAAACGCACCATGGTATCAAAACCTTCGAGCTGTGCACCAACCATATAATCAAAATCTTTGCCCAAGTTTTTCAACACATGCATCACCATTGCTGTAGTGGTGGTTTTACCATGACTTCCACCAATCACAACCCTTGTCTTATCCTTGGTTTGCTCATACAAATACTCAGGATACGAGTAGATTTTCAAACCCATTTGCTGCGCTTTTACCAACTCAGGATTATCTTTTCGGGCATGCATCCCAAGAATAATCGCATCCAGATCATCACTGATATTAGCTTCGTCCCAACCTTCTTTTTTAGGCAATAAACCATGAGCAGCTAATCGTGATTTGGAAGGTTCAAATACCTCATCGTCGGAACCTGTTACCGTAAAACCTTTCAGATACAAGGCAATAGCCAGATTATGCATAGCACTTCCCCCGATAGCAATAAAATGAACCTTCATAGCAGTATTGTATTTTAATTTTTTTGAAGACTTAAAAGTACTAATAGTTGGTTAGTTTTTAGTCTGTGGTCAGTAGTATTTTGAAGTATCAAGATGTAAATAGCTTGAAGACGGAAGGCTGAAGACAGAGGAGGCTGATTGTTCTTATTTGAATAAAAGCAAAACTATCACATCGAGCCGCGGACTTCGGACTGACTGCTTCGGTTAATCACAAAAAATAAGAATAACACCTATCGATCTATTTAAGAATCCTTATTTTTGCAAAAAACTCAATAAACATGATTGACAAGCACGAGTGTAAACAGATTGGTGTAATTGTAAAAACCCATGGTACTAAAGGTGAATTGGTAGTTCGTTTATTCGACGAATTCAACATTGACCATTTAGATACTGAGTTTTTATTTATTGAGTTGGATGGCGGTCTGGTTCCATTCTTTATGGAAGAAGCACGCGAAAAAAATAAAACGGATGTACTGGTTACTCTTGAACTAGCCAAAGAAGAAGCAGAAACCGAGCGATTAATGGATGCCTGTGTTTACATTAAAAAAGAAAGTATTGACGAAGCATCTCAAGATGAAGCTTTCTCGGCGTATCAATTGGTTGGGTACGATGTTCAGGTAGTTGGTTTTGGACCATTAGGTAACATCGCCGCCATTAAAGACATCTCGAACAATCCACTGTTTGAAATAGATTTTGACGGGCGCGAAATATTGATCCCAATCGTTGAAGACTTTATTGTTAATATCGATGACGAAAACGAAGTAATTATTTTTGAATTACCCGAAGGACTGATTGATCTCGAGTAGTTTATTTGTTGAATTGCGAAATTGTTAAACTGTCAACTCAACAAAGTAACAGCTCACCAATTAAACATTTTTAGTCCATTGCTCTGCCTCTGCAATCTTCTCACGCCAATCGGGTAAAACTTCGATAGCCTGTTGAGTTATTGTATCAAATGCCACCATTACTGATTTACAAATCACCTTTGTTTTGTTGGTTTTGATGTCGACAATATGCTGCTCCATATTCAGACTTTTGGTACCAATTTTAACAATGGCTGTTTTCACCTCAATCTGATCTCTTAGAAAAACAGGAATCACAAAATCGGTATGAATCGAAGCAATAATCATTGATTGTGAGCGATGAAAAAAATCATCGCCAAAAACATCATAGATATAATGCATGCGCCCCAGGTCGAAATACTCCTGAAGGGTTGCATTATTCACATGTCCGAATGAATCAATATCGTTAAAACGAATCTGCACCGAAGTGCTATTATGAAATTCTATTTCTTGCATATTTTTAAGCTAATAGCTGATAGCTGAGGCTAACTGCTTACTCCCTAATAATCTTTATCTCGCCTCCTTTACCAATCTTAACGATACTTGATGGAGCAGGGTTCTTTGTTTCTTCCTGACGGAATTCAACTATATAATCAACACCCTCTTTAATAACCTCACTAATCTGATCGAATTGCTGTGGCGAAGCATCGCCGCTTACATTAGCCGAAGTACTTACGATTGGCTTTTTAAAACGGGCACATAACTGATTCGAAAACTCTTCTTCTGTAATACGGATACCAATGCTACCATCTTCAGCAATCAGGTTTGAAGCCAAATTCTTGGCATCATCATAAATAATAGTGAGTGGTTTGTTGGTTAGCTCAGCCATATCGTAGGCCACCTCAGGTATATCATTTACATACGAAGCCAGTTTAGCTGTATTATCCAGCAAAACCAACATACTTTTTGAATCGGAACGTTGTTTTAGTTCATAAATGCGTTTAACAGCATCGGCATTGGTAGCATCGCAGCCAATACCCCAAATAGTGTCGGTAGGATATAGTATTATACCTCCATTACGTAATACCTCAAGGGCTTTTTTTAAATCGTCGTGCATAATAGATGACTTATAATTGAGCCTGCAAGATATGATTAGTTAGTTAGATTCTCAGGCAGTAGGCAGCAGATTATTTCTAAATGACTTTTTCATACAATAAGCCAATAGCTGTTAGCTAATAATGCGAATCAATAGTTCAAATTGTTTTTATATCATAGTTCAACCCACTTTCGGGGTTGTATCATTAGTCAAATAGTCACCCCGCGCTCCGCACGAGGCTATTATTGTTAATGTCCTTCGGACATTTATAAATCCTGAAGGGATTTAATATGAATAGCCATGGGTGGAACCCGTGGAATATGAACGTATAATAAAGAAACCCCAAAGTGGGTTGAACTGTTGATTCGCATTAATAGCTATTGGCTTAAAAACATTGATTAATGCACAATTTGAATAAAACTCACTTACCTCTTTGCTTTTTACTCAACCTCTTTCGACAATACATCAACCAAAACAAAGCGTTTGGAATACGGAGTGGCAGTAACGATTTTTTTAACCTTTAACAGGTATTGATACCCCGGTTCATATTCGAAACCCTCAATATTAACAATAGCCATCCACGAATCAGATCCCTCTTGTATGGCACGCATGGCATCATAAACAACCGGAGAACCATCTTCGTTTACCGGCGTAGGGAAACAGGGAATAAATGGGATGGTTTGAGCTGCAACTCCCAAATTAAATTCCTCTTCGCTGTTTTGAGTAATTACTTTGGTTTTTGACACTAACTCGTTAAGAATATACTTGATACTGCTAACATCGGCAGGTGGGTTTGCCATTTTTACCTTGGTGGCTAAAAAAGTATATCGATAACCCCGCTGGTATTCAAAATCCAATCCCTCGACTATAATATCGGTAAGTTGATGAATGTGCACTCCCTCATCGTCGGAGAACAACAAAGGCTCGGTAAGGTACTGACTCATTAAAGCTGCACCAAAACCGGTATCTTCATATATGGTAAAAGTAACTTCCTGTGTTTGATCTTTATCATCATCCTTGTCGCAGGCTGTTAAAAGCAGACAAATAGATGCAAATGCCAATAATACTCTTATTCCTTTCATACCTTTATTCGTTTGGAATTTGCACCTGAGTTTGCGTTTTTGACTTTACAATCGTTACATAATCGGGCGTAAGCTTATCGGACAATGTACCATCGGAATAAACTAATGTTTGATTGTAATACACCTCATGGATAGTAACACAATATTGGGCACCTATACACTCAGCAGAATAGCTGGTAACGGTTGTAATGCTATCTGTATCAAAATTATTAAACCCTATAAATGATTTTGCTTCAGTTTTAGGAACCATTCCATAAATAACAGTGCTCCACATGTTTTTATCCAGGTCTGCATTATACCAAACCTCATTGGCATTTCCGTTATAATAAAACTTGTTTTGATACTCTAAAACCTCTTGCCTGTCAATTTCTGATGGATCAATCGAAAAGATAGCAGGAAAAGTTTCGGATTGATCCAAATCAATCAGACTATTACCGTTCTCTGTAATAAATACATAATCAACAGGACACCCGGTAGCAAACGGAGATTTTTCAAGAGCAGGATTTTCGTTTTCTTTATTACAAGCCATCAGGCTTAAAAAGATAAATAACGCAATGGTTAGATTTTTCATCATATACAATTTGTGGTTTGTACTGATGAAGATGCATTTACAAAACCCGGGTTGCGTTACTTTGCTAAATAAGCCTTTTTAATTATTTAGTTACCGAAAAAAGGGCTCCTTTACCAGATGAAGCATACGAATATCTTCACCTTCCTTCAACCTAATAGCAATGGTATCGCTGGTAAATTTGGTGTACCGATACTTACAATACAAATCGTATTGGGTTAATGGCATATTATTAATGGCAACAACCTCGGTATTCATTTTTAAATCGGCCCGCGTGGCTGGTGTATTCTCAGTTATTAAAGTAATCTCTGCTTTATTTTGTTGTTTGTTGTAATCGAGCGAAAATCCGCTTGTTTTACCTATAAAATCAGGATTTGCAACAATTGGTTCCAAAATCAGCTTTTTATCAGTCCAACTGATGGTGGTTCGATACTTTTCGAAAAATCCTAATCCCAACAAATTTAAACTTTTGGTAGCTGCACGCACTGTTACATTGGTTACCGCAAAATCTGAATTTTCGAAAAGTAAACTATCAGCTTTATAATATTTATGAGTTATTAATGAATCAACTTTTCCTAATCCTCTGCTTGCCTGCCCCAATATACTTTTACTTTTATAATGCACCGAGTCTTTCAGTATATC includes:
- a CDS encoding Mur ligase family protein; the protein is MKVHFIAIGGSAMHNLAIALYLKGFTVTGSDDEVFEPSKSRLAAHGLLPKKEGWDEANISDDLDAIILGMHARKDNPELVKAQQMGLKIYSYPEYLYEQTKDKTRVVIGGSHGKTTTTAMVMHVLKNLGKDFDYMVGAQLEGFDTMVRLTKDAPIAVFEGDEYLSSPIDLTPKFHWYKPQVAMLTGIAWDHMNVFPTWENYISQFTIFADSMPDKAALVYFNEDEELVKLAETQKQRLAIQDYSTLPYENRNGEVVVLWEGKEYPMAVFGDHNLQNMNGARLLCNQIGISDDEFLTAIGSFSGAAKRLQLLEKNESTNIYLDFAHSPSKLKATTNAMRQQFENRKLIAVMELHTFSSLNKDFLPQYKNTMQMADQAVVFYNPEVLKHKQLPDISKQEVSEAFDQEGLMVMTESDELVSWIKEQDLKNANLLIMTSGNFSGVDLKKLAAELISIKK
- a CDS encoding DUF4377 domain-containing protein, producing the protein MKGIRVLLAFASICLLLTACDKDDDKDQTQEVTFTIYEDTGFGAALMSQYLTEPLLFSDDEGVHIHQLTDIIVEGLDFEYQRGYRYTFLATKVKMANPPADVSSIKYILNELVSKTKVITQNSEEEFNLGVAAQTIPFIPCFPTPVNEDGSPVVYDAMRAIQEGSDSWMAIVNIEGFEYEPGYQYLLKVKKIVTATPYSKRFVLVDVLSKEVE
- a CDS encoding acyl-CoA thioesterase, with product MQEIEFHNSTSVQIRFNDIDSFGHVNNATLQEYFDLGRMHYIYDVFGDDFFHRSQSMIIASIHTDFVIPVFLRDQIEVKTAIVKIGTKSLNMEQHIVDIKTNKTKVICKSVMVAFDTITQQAIEVLPDWREKIAEAEQWTKNV
- the rimM gene encoding ribosome maturation factor RimM (Essential for efficient processing of 16S rRNA), whose product is MIDKHECKQIGVIVKTHGTKGELVVRLFDEFNIDHLDTEFLFIELDGGLVPFFMEEAREKNKTDVLVTLELAKEEAETERLMDACVYIKKESIDEASQDEAFSAYQLVGYDVQVVGFGPLGNIAAIKDISNNPLFEIDFDGREILIPIVEDFIVNIDDENEVIIFELPEGLIDLE
- a CDS encoding DUF4097 family beta strand repeat-containing protein, whose translation is MSKKFSFGLLLFSAVLLTLPISCLRAQSLVDQASETYSNVTSIEVEGSFCSVNIVGGSSTDVSFTGEIYSSRDYDMKIRYNMSGGTLRVWIDRPNSISGNIKGKLDFKVPENTNITVDNSSGSIKVENIGQSNVRLKASSGSVNAININSDLVATASSGSLNIEGIGGDLRAGTSSGSQRIKGVQGNVKTKASSGSIKAENIGGDADLSTSSGGQSIYMVQGNLWSAATSGSLNIGDVTGDVKANTSSGGIKLDRITGAVNLSSSSGSQRGTNIKLTGASYFKASSGSVNMDLLNDVDELSFALTGSSGGLNAKGNSGRKKLVIDRGPIKVTGNTSSGSQNYR
- a CDS encoding L-threonylcarbamoyladenylate synthase, which translates into the protein MHDDLKKALEVLRNGGIILYPTDTIWGIGCDATNADAVKRIYELKQRSDSKSMLVLLDNTAKLASYVNDIPEVAYDMAELTNKPLTIIYDDAKNLASNLIAEDGSIGIRITEEEFSNQLCARFKKPIVSTSANVSGDASPQQFDQISEVIKEGVDYIVEFRQEETKNPAPSSIVKIGKGGEIKIIRE